The stretch of DNA TAATGGCTGCTAAGATGTATAAGATGAGGAAGATAAGAAAGAAGCGTGCCAGGAGGAAGAAGTATCCCACTGTCAAAGCCAACTCGCCAACTACGCTTAGGATTGTCATCAAAGTGGATTTTTTCTCTTCCTCCTCCCCCTTTATTTCTCCTTTTACATCCTCCGCCGAGAAGGGTTGAGCAGAGATGGAGGCTTCGTCCGTATTTAATCCATCTTTCCCCTGTTCCCAAGCCAGTATCGCCTGGTAGGCGGTTTCTATCTCCTTTCTCCTTTTGGCTACCTCCTCCCTTAAGGTTTTATCGGTGGGGAATCGCTCCGGGTCCCAGATCCGTAGTAGGTCATGATATGCCTCTTCGACCTCCTTCCTCGAGGCGTGGGGGGTGAGGTTTAGAACCTGATAATGGTGGAGAATGCTCATAGCCTTATCCTCCTCGTCGACTCAGGGTTCCTCCCACAGATCGTCCTCAAAAAGAGGATCCTCGTTAAGCCCCTGGTAATGGGGGTATGGTTCAAAGGGAAATAGGTCTCTCATAAGTTTCCTCTCT from Acidobacteriota bacterium encodes:
- a CDS encoding DnaJ domain-containing protein, coding for MSILHHYQVLNLTPHASRKEVEEAYHDLLRIWDPERFPTDKTLREEVAKRRKEIETAYQAILAWEQGKDGLNTDEASISAQPFSAEDVKGEIKGEEEEKKSTLMTILSVVGELALTVGYFFLLARFFLIFLILYILAAIIVVPKDLR